From the genome of Pleuronectes platessa chromosome 12, fPlePla1.1, whole genome shotgun sequence:
TTATGCTGACACGTGCATTGTGTATGTGAGTGGTCACATGATAAGCCTTTTCAGGTGCATTAGTCCTACTGATACAAAATGCTCGTGTGGGCAATGGATAGTGTTTGTTTAGTtgagttttaaattaaaatgtagtaGTATGGATGAAACATTAGTTCATCTCTCTGTGAAGCTTTCACCAGCCATGGCTGTGGGCACACTGCAATATGATCACTATCATATGTGGACAGGCTGGAGGCTCCCTGATCTTCTGACGTTGTCAGGGTCACAGTTCCTCAGATGTGTCAGTGTGACGGTTCACAGATTCACACAGCGGACAACCCGCTGGCTGATGTAATCTGATCCGTCCTGATTTCATCAAACCTGTTTGATCATCACTGTCTGTAATCTGGATCACACTGTGTTAAAGCTAGTTTAAAGGGAACTTTAAATGAGAACAATTTTAATTCACATTAATGATGGTAGAGAGAAACTCTTGATCTTCAGTATTTGTAAAGTTAGTGCCGGATGCTACTTACCTTTTACCTTTTTAATGATGACGAATCTCTCATGAAAAGAGTTTCTATAGCCATTTTCATGGATCCATTTTAATCGCTGTTGTGAGGAGTTAATATGCAGGTTAATCGCTTGATTTAGCATGGTGACTTAATTTGATGTATTATTATGTCTTTGACCTAAAGTACAAATATAAGACCTAGAAAAAACGCATATTCGCACATTTGAGAACCAACAAGAAATTGGATGAAAATGACGTGTTaatgcagctctgtgtgtttgtgtgtgtgtatgtgttataaCCTATTGGCGCTTATTCTTTTATTCTATAAAACTGATACATGCAGTGGGTTTTCAAcatcatttttaatttaaagttaaatGGGTGTCCCCAGTTGAGGGTGGTCAGTTTCCTCAGTTGTCACAATTTGATAGTGGCTTCCTCTTCAGCATGAAGCTCATGCCCTGTGCAGTTAGTTGTGAGATGAATTGCGCGGAGCACTGATGTTGTTTGGACCTTGCAGCGGTGCCTCCTCCCAGTGTCATTAGTCTGGCTTTCAGTCGCTGCCTGCCAAGTTGTGCTTTGCCGTGCTAACCTGGCCCTGTGGCCCTTGCGCCTAAACTACTTACCGGCACTCCTGCACCGCCCATACACCCTCCAGCTTCGACAAGTCCTTACTGTTCCCCACTAGCTCCTCCTTGTGGCTGCTTTGTTTCTtacagtgagtgtgtgcaagtacgtgtgagtgtgtatgtacgtacgtgagtgtgtgtttgtgtaaatgagaATTCCAAGTAGCTGCTGTGTGGATGTAGGGGTAGATAGTCTAACAGTAGAGTAATTTCCCATACAAGATGATTTATATTTGCCATGAAAAGATGATGTTTTATTTGCTGAAACTCTCCATGTACTGTTCTTTGACTGGCTTGCTGTAAATGATTCAGTTGTTTATGCTGCAGTTTGCTATAGGTTAGACTGGACCAGGACAGAAAATGGAAAGTTAATGTTTGTTTATAGACAAGGGCCTAGCGTTGTAATGGGACATGGCAGGCGAGGGTGGAGCAAATATGATAGAGAACAGGCTTTAATAAGAAgcaggaagagcagcagcagcaggcagtgAGTCGGGTGGGCGGCTGCGGGAGGGGCTCTGTGGTGTTCACTGGGGAAGCCTAGGGCCAGGAAGTGCTGAACTGTTTTTCTTGCAGGGATGACAGCAgtcaggagggggaggagggggaggagtttGAGTGTTACCCCCCGGGGATGAAGGTGCAGGTGAGGTATGGGCGAGCCCGCAATCTGAAGACGTACGCGGCCACTGTGAAAGAGGCAGACGTGGAGGGGGGAGAGGTGCTCTACCTGGTGCACTACTGTGGCTGGAACGTCAGGTAAGACAGGACCTGGGGAAAAATCACCTAACGTCTATATTCACcctaaagaaagaaagatcaaAAGAAAGACACCTCTTAACCTTTGGGATCACCGCTACACTGGGTATCCCTTCAGTAGTAACGAATCCCTTCCTTACAATTCTGCTTCATCCAATCCAGTCCCATGGTCAGTACTCTGATTATGGAGCACACTGGGCCCTCTAGTGGCAGAAACAGAATTGAGTTTTGGGTCGATGTGGATCACTCCTCAGCTTCCCTCACTCAGTTTTGACTGaatcccctgtctgtctgtcccccaGCTGTCTGTCTCGTAACTAAATCCACAGACAGACTGAACTTCCACCAGTTTAACCAGTGGTTCTGATTCAACTAAATTTACGAATTGGTATTTCAATGTGAGCTACCCTTCTCTGAATCCTCTGAAAGGCCAACCAAAGTGCTGCTACACTCACCTCTACCTCTCaaccctctcccccctccccagcGGGTCAGGGTTAATGCAGTGTTAAGTAGAGTGTTAGGGTACCATGACACAGAGGTTAACTAGTGCAATCAGCATTCCATTGTCTCAATGTCGTTGTGTGGTCCTCTAGCACTCTATGAAACAGTGGGATGTTTCTCTGCATTGTgtctgtcgtgtgtgtgtgtgatgttgtgaaACTGTTCATCTCCCTCATACGACACAAGTAGCACCCCTGGTACTGTCGGAACTTTGTGGAACATGATTTGTGTGGTGGTCGGTGTTAATATTGTTTCTTTCTCCATCGTGAAAAGGTTTGTCCTCTTCCCACATTAACACCATGGGATTCCTCCCTGTGCTGTTCAGGCTTAGTTTGTCACAGCAACATGTTGGGGTCAGACAGTAgaggtgtttgtgtggtggGTGGTGTGAGAGACTTCACGCTCCTTTCAAAGATCAGAATTATGAATCTGTTCCTTTTccttttgtactttttttttagatatgatGAATGGATCAAAGCTGACAAGATTGTGCGCCCCGCCAATAAGAatgtttcaaaaataaagcaccGCAAAAAAATAAAGGTACGAGTTTGGAGAGTTGCCAATTTTCACCTTAAACTTGACACTATGACGTGACTCACTGACTGTCTTCAATTCTGACAGAACAAAAAtgagagggagcgagacaggCTGGAGAGGATCAATGACAGAGAAGTCCTTGGCCCGTCGCCGAACGGTAACCGCGTCCCGCGCTCCAAATGTGGCCTGAGTCAGGATGTCTTTTCCAAGATGGACGAGGGTGAGGACAAAGGGACTGCAGTCAAGTCTATAGAAATTACCTCTATCCTCAATGGCTTGCAAGGTAGCAACACTCAATAGCCTGCAGATTAGGACTGTTTGACTCTGAATAGGTTTACTTATGCTTGTTGATATACTACTGAAAACTAAGTGGTGCTCTGTTTTGTTTGCCTCAGCCTCGGAGATGTCCTCTGACGAGAGTGAGCACGAGGATGACGAGTCGGAGCATCTTGAAGAGGATCACCCAGGTTGCAGAGGCAGCCTCAAAAAGGCCCCACTAGAGTCGCCGCAAACATCAGAGCGTTGGGAGGGCGGGACTCCTCCTGAAGGATCCAGACCTGCTCCAGTCTCAGGAAAGAGCCAGGATGTAGTCAATGCAGATAGCACAGATTCTGGGAAGCGCAGAAGTCATCCTGAGTCAGAGGGAGAGGCAAGCACCAGGAAGAGGAAATCTGACAGTGCAGCTGAGAGGACCCTGAAAGGCCAATCCAAAGCTAAGACGAGGAACACCAGAAGTGCCGACTGGTTACCTGGAGGCTCTCCCAGGAAAATGGATGAGAGAGCGGCCGGTCCCGGGGAGGAGAGGGGCCCCTCATCTAACAGCAGCTCAGATTCTGAGGGTGCAGCGCTGGCCGAGGCCCCGGCTGAGGGACCTCAACGAGGCCGCCCAAAGACCAAAGGTTCCCCTTCTAAGAAATACAACGGGATGAAGGAGAAGTCCAAATCAAGCAGACAAGCAGGGTTTTGGGAGATTCCTGAAAAGAGGGCAAAGGCATCTGGGAATGCTGAGGAAAGGCCCGCTGTCCGTGCTAAAGGACAAAAGGATGTGTGGTCAAGCATCCAGGCGCAGTGGCCGAAGAAAACTCTCAAAGAGTTGTTCTCTGACTCGGACACAGAGGCTGCAAACTCTCCTCCCCCGCCTGTACCCTCGTGCCCGGAGGACCCGAGTCTGGACCAGGATGCTGGGCCCGAGGAAGAAGCCTCAGAGGAGCAGATGGAGAACGACAAACTCCAGGAGTTTCCGAGCAGCGGCAGTAACTCTGTACTCAACACACCGCCAACAACGCCTGAGTCCCCCTCGGGAGGAGGCAGCACCGTGGAAGACTCTGTTCAACTGCAGCCTTCCTCCCCACCGCCGTCCATACCCCCTGCCTTGCCTTCAGAGACACTTGCTGACGCTCTTCCCCCAGGACCCATACAGGAGGAGGTGGCAGGCGGGCGCAGTGAGACGGACAGCAGCACGGTTGAGGTGGAGAGTCTGGGCGGGGAGCTGCAAGACCTCCCTCAGGACGAAGGGACGGGTTCACCCTCGAAGGTTTTCGATGTCAGCCTCTCctacaacaacagcagcagcaactgcaGCCTcgagctgagcagcagcagccaacagGAGAGCGAGCAGAAGGCCAAAGGTACAAATAACGGTAAATGTGATATTTCGTGTATTTTTCAATGACAggattcattatttttcttcaggattgaaaagtaaagaaatacATGCCGACACCTCATTTCACAGTCTGCCTGTTCACTCaaccttttttctgtttttctttgcagcGTCTGCAAGTCAGAAGCGGCAGAAAGAATTGCAGACAGGCGGAGCCTCAAAGAAACAAAAGCCAAACCGCAAGAGCATAGGTGTGCCTCCAAAAAAGAATAGGAAAACAGGTAAGGAGATCTGCACCTGGCTACCCTTCTTATTTCCAATTCTGCCAATTCTTTTATCAGCTGTAGAATCTCTCTCAGATTATCTTGTTTACTGACAGCGTTTTACCGAATTCAGGCAGGAAAGGAAATGAGATTGTCAGATCATTGtccattttctgttttcctcaCATCTCTGTCTTCGCTCCTCCAGCCCACAGCAGTGACAGTGAGGACCAGTCTGTGGTTGAGGGCAGTGCCAAATCCACTCCCTCTAAGATCAACACATCAGACGTGAAGGCTGCCGCTTCACCCAAGTGTCACGGACGATCTCCGCCCTCGAGCCATAAGTACCACAAGCAGAGTGAAGCCGACCACAGCCATCACCGAGACCACCATGGGAGATCGCAGCGTGTCTACAAGTGGAGCTTCCAGATGTGTAAGTGTCACAAAATACcagaaataacaatatttcAATCAGGCCACATTAAAATagtcaaaatctggatattttTCTCAGTTTAATAAAGTAGCAACTATTTTTTAAAGTTGAGCTTTATGCATGGTTATCTTAACTATGCGTCTATGTCCTTtaaaatcctttaaaaaaacattattctgGTTCTGCTCAGCTGACCTGGAGAAGATGAGCAGTCTGGAGAGGATTTCATTTCTTCAGGAGAAACTGCAGGACATCAGAAACCACTACCTCTCCCTCAAGTCTGAGGTGGCAACCATAGACCGACGACGAAAACGCATGAAGAAGAAGGAACGGGAAAGTGAGTGCACACTTTGTTGTCCCCTGATTACCCCCTGGACTTCCTAAGTTCATAGTAACTGAGAGCTGAATCCAAAGTGATTTACTGAATCAGTTCGTACCATTAAGAGCTATTAAATACATGTACTTTGTACTATTgtgtattattttgtttaagtGTTTTCAGGGATTCTAATAACGCATTTTAGGACTAGTGGCACATGTGATTATGCTAATTTAGCTGAGGCTATTTAGTTGTATCATCCAACATGTttgatattatgtttatttatcttgCTTCTATTTGCACGATAATCTCGCTGtagtatttttaaaacattgttCCCTTAATGCTTTAACAGAACATTTATATCCCTCAACTAACTGAAActgattgaattgaattgaggaCCAGTTTCGCCTGAATTTGTTACTTCAATCTTAAACTATTGAAGGTATTTTAGCTTCTATATATAAGCCTCAACCTCTTACTGTTTGCAATGTGCTGCCTTGTTTACTGGATTAAACCGATACtgaagaaaatataattttttataaattttaagATTAAGTAAACAATAGATAAGGTGATATCCCCCTGAATTCATGTGTTAAGGTTACTTTAGTTGTAACCGTAGGTAGATTTGTTTtgcagcaataaaaagaaaaggcatCCTGCCAAAAGAGTACAAAATTAtaaacacacagaaccacaaAACCATGACAAAAAGTGCTCAAATGCATTGCTATCAACAGAAAACTGGATAGGGACAAAAGTGCAAATTTGTCTATAACCCGTTCAAGTAATCAATTGCATATGGAACAAAACAATTTCTGTAGCGTTTAGCATTAAGTCTGTTTGCTTAGTTTTGACTGAATTATGGCAAAGACTGAGTCTATGTTCATTCTCTCAGGGACTCTGATCTATTGAAAAGTAAAAGCTAAAAGTTACCCAGTGCAAATAATAAGTAACAACTTATCTGTTTGTAAGAACTTCTTTAAGATGATACAATTTTAATTTAGTGATCCATAAAAATCTACATAAAAAGACCTGCAGCTCTGCCTACGTGCCTCAGAACTGACCATcaaatttgtttctgtttcaggtACGGTGgctgcttcctcttcatcctcctcctcctcctccccgtccTCCAGCTCTCTGACTGCGGCGGTCATGCTGACACTGGCTGACCCTCCGgtgtcatcctcctcctctcagaactCTGGGGTATCAGTGGAGTGCAGGTGACAGGACGAACCAGTAACAAGCCACCGCACCAAGCACTTAACCAGCACCCTGGGGTCACCGCCCCCATTCCCTTCAAACAGGACGGACAACTAAACCTACATACTGTAACTACTGGGGCACAAAATCCAGaccagagacaaaaaaaaaacaagaaacaagcACTATTTTCTATTGACAACTGTTTCCTTGGCAAGCTAATGGCACTTAAGTGCACTTTTATGAAGATTGTGTAGGGGGGATGAAATTTGTCAACAACATCAAAAATATTGTCTTTAGTGCTCTCTTTAATTGAACATTTCTAAGAATTGTTTTTGCAAgcaataattttttttccatttgaaaaaGTTGTATTGGTAACGGATGATTTCCAGCAATGACCCCTTGTGCTCTGTCCTCATGGCTCAGCATGGCACAGCCTGTGTTTGCcgtgtttttattattctggGGAATTCCGAGGAACACTGCCACATTGGCATTATGGGCATTTTGAAATTAAACTTTGCCAGTTTCTCTGTCCACTCGCATTACAAGGCCTTTAAACCTCGAGCGGTTGATGATGGTCTTCTCATGTAAAGGGGTGTGGTCCCGTAAGTGTTCCCACTGAGTCACACCAGGTGGTGATAGAGGGTTTCCAGCCATCACAGGTCCACTGACAGCCTCAGTGGATGAATATGATGAATAAGGAATGATACTGTAGtgcctttttgttattttctgctGGGCACTTTGAGAAAggacagcaccccccccccccccccccgaccctctTCTCAAATCAGAGGGTCAAACTGGAATAATGTGTCCCTTATGAAAGACTGAAGATTTCTGCATTAGTGAGCCGGCAGTGAAGGGCTGACACTGATAACAATGTTTTTGATCAGTGATGGTCATTTTGAAGAATTGTAAAAGCAGAGCTCCTGCTATGGATCACCTGAAATCTAATCATTCAGCTCGGGTACAACAAGTTTGGCAGTGAAAATGTGCAATGATGGAGTTGGCGAATGCAGTGGTCACATTACTTGAGTTCATTTGCCTTTTAAAAGCCCAtctgctttatttttattttgttttcatcaccCCGATCCCATCGTCTTCACTGAATGTGATGGTGCACATCAGTGGAAGGCAGCCGCCACAGCAGGAGAAGTTATTTACAGCATGAACTCAGCTCTGACACATGAATGCGGCCGAGTTCCACATAACCAGTGTTTTCATGACGTTATTTAATCAAGTCTCATTTTGCTTCATAAAATAAAGCAACAGCATCTCATTCTCATTTACTCATAATCAGTAAGGACACGCCAGCTTCCTCTCATACTCATCCCTACCAAAAACGTTTGGCTCTGTTTCCTGTGCTAAGACCAGATCAAAAGGTAAAGATATTGTAAATGTGCATTTATATCATAAAGTGACGTATGTGTGTACATTTCGGAAGATCTCCAGTGTTTCCTTTGTATAGACTCCCTATTGTACGATAAACTGAAGTTGCGTTTTGTTTGGCACTTGTATGTAATTGTATGCTTTTGTTATACATTTGTATATTGAGAAGTGTTTTGAGTCAAGCTATTTAATATCTTGCACTGTTAATAACATGTACTTTTCTGTACAGACAGTTTTACGGTTTTAACTGTAGATTGAGTGTAAATACTGAGGGTTACAGCatgtttgttctcctccttTGTCCTCTGTTTCTCTAGGAACCAATTTATTTGagtttattttctgttctgCCTCTTATCTTGAGTTGTCTTAGTCTttccttatttctttttttatttcatgtttttgctTCAGTTCAtattcctgtttttgttttccaagAGCTTGTTGCTTGTAAGAGGAGAATGGTGGTTTTCGAATGCGGCAGAACTATTTTCCAACCTGTACATGGCCTGAAGCTAAAGCTGTATGAAGCTgtatatggagaaaaaaaagggtcGGGATCATAGATAAAGAGAAAGTAATGGAGCTTATTGAAAAATGCTCAATAGTATTTATTAGGCTCATCTGATGATGGTCATTGTGTaatttattgtaaaaatgtaagcaaagcagaagcctctgtttgaaataaatgccATAGTTTGTGAAgtactctgtgtgtctgtgccgtCAGTGGAGTAAGTTAACGTTTGCTTTTACTTAACTTTTCTCCTCCAAGTTCAGTAGttattttttacatataaaACATCTGAGAAGCTCAGGGTATGATGCATTTATAAATATGAACGCCCAGTTAACTTCTGTTGACTCCACCTGGATTAAACATGACATTAAAGGGCCTGTTCACccaacatttttaattaactcataatcaactcaccactatgcagatgggggggggggtgcactttTAGAGTTTCAGCCAATTCAATACAGTTAAAGTGAATTGGGGCCACGTCTGcaaacattacaaataaaaacaagaaacgtaGAAAAGATACATGGTGTTATTCACACCATGTTTCTAGTCTAAATTCTGTGACTCATATGGCTgcagaggaggatatcagatATCCATTAGGGAAATGCAGTCTCACAATGGAGCATTTTAcacttaaaacattttcattttcctcaAAGTATGGCCTTGAGCAAGACTGCATTACAGGGGCTCTATAGTTCCCCTCGCCCTCTTGGCCAATTTGGTCACATAAACAAACTCCTTTTGGAATATGCGCAGTGTAGGAAAAATAGTAGCTTAATAACCCATGGTGTTCAAAGCTGAATTCTGATTCACAGATCTTCAAGAGAGGACCACATGATCAGCAGTGTCCTGATCCAGTCACCACATAGTTGACGTGGGGCTTTAGGGGCCTGACAAAACAGTCTCTGCACCTCCATTCTCCTGGTGGTGAGGCTCCATCCGTCTGAATATCTCCAACTGCTTAGATTGTTTATTCTATAAAACACATTCAGTGACACGTTTCCTACAGaaactgttaaaataaatataaatgtagaaataataaaatagtttaACCAAACAATTTATGTATTGgtgcatttgtttattaataaagttattgacacaatatttttttctttaatttagtTCTGACCGCCTCGATCCTCTATTTAGAAATAAACGTAGATTTACTCAGTATCCAAACATGTGGCGTTTTAACGTCGACGTAACGTCTTACGTCACTGCTGACGTACTTCCTCCGCAGTGTACAAGCTGCCAGCTAGCCTGCTCCACTGCTGCAGACCGAGTCCGTGAGCAGCGGTCCTCAGACACGATGAGCGGCCAGACGAGCACGATCGTCGCGGGGATGTGCGGAGCCCTGTTCGTCGCATACTGTGTTTATTTCGACAGGAAGCGGCGGAGCGACCCACTCTTCAAGCAGAAGCTGCGGGAACGTAAGTGTCCGAGGTGGCGGGGGGAGCTGTGTTAGCGCAGTCTAGTACCGGATTAGCATGGTAGCATGTTAGCTTCCTGCTCCATGTGACAAACACGCCACAAGTGGACTATTTATTGAAAAACGAtgctttatacattttattttaattggtcGAAGCTTGGAGATTATTAACTTGAACATTAACTTACTCCCGTGACATAACTGAGGCTGTAACATGTGTTAGCCATTAGCTTAGCTTTGAACCATGCGTGTCGTGGAGTTCTGCAGGAAACCGTGTAAAACCTCTTTTTTTCCCACACAGGGAGACGGAAGAATAACGTTACTGGAGCAAACTCAGGACTGTCGAAGGTAAAACACATCACACTGTTCATTGGAAGTCAGGTTGAGTTTCTAATTGTTTCCTTATCTAACATTTCTAACCTCGTGCGTGTTGACTTTGAAGCTTCCGGACCTGAAGGACGCAGAAGCTGTTCAGAAGTTCTTCCTGGAGGAGATCCAGCtcggagaggagctgctgtcacAAGGTAACATACGTGAACCCAGACATTTTCCTCTTGGCCTCATTCATACTGATCACGATGCTTTGCTCCTGTGTAGCAGCGGATTATGTTTCAACAGTTATGTTACGAGCCCCGTATAGTAGTAATGGCGGCTGCGGCCTATTGCACTGGGATTCCAACTTAACTGACTCAGACCCCCATTTGACTAGAtttacaggaagtgtgtgtgaatcAGTCCAACCATAGGTCTTTGTGTTACttatgatttaatatattttggaaataaatTAGGCCTTTTTGCCAGATAACCCTCAAGTATCATCGGGGGTCCCATGACCCTAGTTTTAATACCCCTGGCCTATGTCCTTAACCGTTACACGTTGCGGTTTTACTTTTGGGGCCTTTTAGCCTGAAATATGTTCAAATTGCTAACATTTTAGCTAGCTCTGGTTAATGCTACGCTACTGCTTTTTTGGAGCTGCAAATAAGTGATTTCTGGGGAAAGTAAATTGCAGTTTTATTTGGgtgaaacaaatatattttaaaggcGTAGCATCAGATTGGTTCATATAGTAGTCTGCTCACAGACCCCCTTCCTGGTGTATCCGAAGCTGGTGTCAGAACATGGAACCAACCTTAAGCTCTTCTCATCATCTCCAGCccccatgtttgtttttaaagattgttTTCCAAACCTGTTTCCAACACAGGTGAGTTTGAGAACGGTGTGGACCACCTGACCAATGCGATTGCAGTGTGTGGTCAGcctcagcagctgctccaggtTCTTCAGCAGACGCTGCCTCCTCCGGTCTTCCAAATGCTGCTCACCAAACTGCCAAGCATCAGCCAGGTGAGGATATGTCCTATTTTTAAAAATGGACCTTAGTGGCAAAGCATCCTTAATAAACCCCCCAGTTGTCATATTGTGGTTCCTGGGACAAGATAGGATGCAAGATCAATCTTAGAACTATCCAAAGCTAAGAGCCCTGTCAGTAGCTCTTGGCTATTTCACCTCTAAGACAGAAATAATAACATTACCAATCACATCTGGTTTTTATATCTGCTATTTGAGAGTTTAACAATATTACATATGTCCTAAGAGCTGCTTTTAGATATGCACTGAACTGAACAGGCCCCTTAGTAAATTGTATGGAACATGTGAATTCAGAAGGAAATGTATGGAAAATTCggtcaaaatgtaaaaaaaaatcctcaggGTTAATGTATGAAACTGCATCATATTCATGTTTATCTATTCTGTTAATCACCTTCATTTTTTTTGGCACCGCCTCTAAATGGGAacttttcttgtctttcagcggATCATCAGCTCCCAGCCTTTAACAGAAGACGATGTGGAGTGAATGTATAAAAATACTGTTATGTTGTAAAGGGATTTCAGACACTGTTATTCATTAACTGTTTGGTACGTGTGACTGCGAATGTGTGAAAGCATTATTATGACCCAGTTTGATCTTTGGACCTCAGATGACGATAAAGCTCCTCTGTCATAGCACTGCAAGGTTAGAGAACAATGTCAAGGTTGTGTTTCCTGGAAATGTTAATCACATTCCATCTTTCTGAACTTGTT
Proteins encoded in this window:
- the arid4b gene encoding AT-rich interactive domain-containing protein 4B isoform X2, which codes for MKTLEEPPYLTVGTDVSAKYRGAFCEAKIKMAKRLVKAKVTFKPDLSTAEVHDENIKGPLKVGAVVEVKNQDGVYQEATINKLTDASIYTVVFDDGDEKTLRRSSLCLKGARHFAESETLDRLPLTNPEHFGTPVIGKKGNRGRRSNPIQEEEASSSSSEEEESDQRQNEEMFGKVVCVEGVTTGDKKKSTWYPALVISPDCNEDVNMKKDNIFVRSFKDGKFSTVLRKDVREISSDCPPKADAGLKPALDAAFEFQHQLLVPSTWKTEVKEESSSSEEEDDDEEEEQQADASGEEEEEEVEPFPEERENFLQQLYKFMEDRGTPINKRPVLGYKNLNLFKLYRLVHKLGGFEKIESGAVWKQVYQDLGIPVLNSAAGYNVKCAYRKYLNGFEEYCTSTAITFRMDLPLKQGPKGEVKSEGEAGGAAPTSSGSEEQKAQEDEEPCSAQSVVCKEEKPDTTESEPPKSVEKESTDDEDGEEDAPHNGDAEEGSSTAHLAAEHVKQELDEEQESKDNSGDDSSQEGEEGEEFECYPPGMKVQVRYGRARNLKTYAATVKEADVEGGEVLYLVHYCGWNVRYDEWIKADKIVRPANKNVSKIKHRKKIKNKNERERDRLERINDREVLGPSPNGNRVPRSKCGLSQDVFSKMDEGEDKGTAVKSIEITSILNGLQASEMSSDESEHEDDESEHLEEDHPGCRGSLKKAPLESPQTSERWEGGTPPEGSRPAPVSGKSQDVVNADSTDSGKRRSHPESEGEASTRKRKSDSAAERTLKGQSKAKTRNTRSADWLPGGSPRKMDERAAGPGEERGPSSNSSSDSEGAALAEAPAEGPQRGRPKTKGSPSKKYNGMKEKSKSSRQAGFWEIPEKRAKASGNAEERPAVRAKGQKDVWSSIQAQWPKKTLKELFSDSDTEAANSPPPPVPSCPEDPSLDQDAGPEEEASEEQMENDKLQEFPSSGSNSVLNTPPTTPESPSGGGSTVEDSVQLQPSSPPPSIPPALPSETLADALPPGPIQEEVAGGRSETDSSTVEVESLGGELQDLPQDEGTGSPSKVFDVSLSYNNSSSNCSLELSSSSQQESEQKAKASASQKRQKELQTGGASKKQKPNRKSIGVPPKKNRKTAHSSDSEDQSVVEGSAKSTPSKINTSDVKAAASPKCHGRSPPSSHKYHKQSEADHSHHRDHHGRSQRVYKWSFQMSDLEKMSSLERISFLQEKLQDIRNHYLSLKSEVATIDRRRKRMKKKERESTVAASSSSSSSSSPSSSSLTAAVMLTLADPPVSSSSSQNSGVSVECR
- the arid4b gene encoding AT-rich interactive domain-containing protein 4B isoform X4, yielding MKTLEEPPYLTVGTDVSAKYRGAFCEAKIKMAKRLVKAKVTFKPDLSTAEVHDENIKGPLKVGAVVEVKNQDGVYQEATINKLTDASIYTVVFDDGDEKTLRRSSLCLKGARHFAESETLDRLPLTNPEHFGTPVIGKKGNRGRRSNPIQEEEASSSSSEEEESDQRQNEEMFGKVVCVEGVTTGDKKKSTWYPALVISPDCNEDVNMKKDNIFVRSFKDGKFSTVLRKDVREISSDCPPKADAGLKPALDAAFEFQHQLLVPSTWKTEVKEESSSSEEEDDDEEEEQQADASGEEEEEEVEPFPEERENFLQQLYKFMEDRGTPINKRPVLGYKNLNLFKLYRLVHKLGGFEKIESGAVWKQVYQDLGIPVLNSAAGYNVKCAYRKYLNGFEEYCTSTAITFRMDLPLKQGPKGEVKSEGEAGGAAPTSSGSEEQKAQEDEEPCSAQSVVCKEEKPDTTESEPPKSVEKESTDDEDGEEDAPHNGDAEEGSSTAHLAAEHVKQELDEEQESKDNSGYDEWIKADKIVRPANKNVSKIKHRKKIKNKNERERDRLERINDREVLGPSPNGNRVPRSKCGLSQDVFSKMDEGEDKGTAVKSIEITSILNGLQASEMSSDESEHEDDESEHLEEDHPGCRGSLKKAPLESPQTSERWEGGTPPEGSRPAPVSGKSQDVVNADSTDSGKRRSHPESEGEASTRKRKSDSAAERTLKGQSKAKTRNTRSADWLPGGSPRKMDERAAGPGEERGPSSNSSSDSEGAALAEAPAEGPQRGRPKTKGSPSKKYNGMKEKSKSSRQAGFWEIPEKRAKASGNAEERPAVRAKGQKDVWSSIQAQWPKKTLKELFSDSDTEAANSPPPPVPSCPEDPSLDQDAGPEEEASEEQMENDKLQEFPSSGSNSVLNTPPTTPESPSGGGSTVEDSVQLQPSSPPPSIPPALPSETLADALPPGPIQEEVAGGRSETDSSTVEVESLGGELQDLPQDEGTGSPSKVFDVSLSYNNSSSNCSLELSSSSQQESEQKAKGTNNASASQKRQKELQTGGASKKQKPNRKSIGVPPKKNRKTAHSSDSEDQSVVEGSAKSTPSKINTSDVKAAASPKCHGRSPPSSHKYHKQSEADHSHHRDHHGRSQRVYKWSFQMSDLEKMSSLERISFLQEKLQDIRNHYLSLKSEVATIDRRRKRMKKKERESTVAASSSSSSSSSPSSSSLTAAVMLTLADPPVSSSSSQNSGVSVECR